The nucleotide sequence GAGCGCACCGAACATGGCATGGAGGAACTCCGCCCGCTGATTGCTGACCGTCCCGCAGAGGAACGCGAGCGGATTGAACGGGCCTATGTGTTCGCACGTGACGCCCACGCGGGCGTGAACCGCAAAAGTGGCGAGCCGTACATCACCCACCCGGTGGCGGTCGCGGTGATCCTGGCCCAACTCGGCATGGACACCGACTCCATCCTGGCAGGGCTGCTGCACGACACCGTTGAGGACGTTGACGGCGTCACCTTTGAAGTCATCGAGGAGCAGTTCGGGGCGGACGTGCGCCGGATCGTGGAGGGCGAGACCAAGGTCAGCAAACTCTCCAAGCAGGGGAGCCAGCAGGCGCAGGTGCACGACACGGGCCGCGACCTACAAGCCGAGAACCTGCGCCAGATGCTCATTGCCATGACGAGTGACATCCGGGTGATCGTGGTGAAGCTCGCCGACCGGCTGCACAACATGCGGACCCTTGGAGCCATGAAGCCCGAAAAGCAGCAGCGGATCGCTCGGGAGACGATGGAGATTTTCGCCCCGCTCGCGCACCGGCTGGGCATCGGACAGATCAAGTGGGAACTCGAGGATTTGGCGTTCCGGTACCTGCATCCCGACGCCTATGCCTACCTGCAAAGCCGGTTGCGGACCCGCCAAGAAGAGCGTGACGCGCTGATCGAGCAGGCCATCCGGCAACTGCGTGAGGCTCTGGAAGATGACCTTGAACTGCCGGAGTGGGTGAGTGATATCGATATCGCGGGCCGCTCCAAGCATCTGTGGAGTATCCACAACAAGATGCAGAAAGAAGGCAAGACGCTGGAGCAGATTTTCGACCTGCTCGCCATCCGGGTGATTCTGACGCCGCGAGAACTCAGCGTGCCCCCCGGCACCGACGAGAAACGCCGCGAGCGGGCCGAGGAGACGCGCGAAAAGCGCATCTGCTACCACACGCTCTCCATCGTGCACTCGATGTGGACGCCGCTGCCGGGCCGCTTCAAGGACTACATCGCTGTCCCGAAGCCCAACGGCTACCAGAGCCTGCACACGACCGTGATCAGCCAGAGCGGTCAGCCCATCGAGGTGCAGATTCGCTCGCGCCGTATGCACGAGGTGGCCGAGTACGGCGTAGCCGCCCACTGGATGTACAAGCAGGGAGCCACACTCGCCCAGCGGGACCGCGAGAACTGGATCGCGCAGCTCCGCGAACTCCAGAACGAGATCAACGACGCTTCGGACTACCTCGACGCGGTCAAGACCGACATCCTCTCGCAGCGCGTGCGGGTCTTTACACCCAAGGGCCTGGCGATCAGCCTCCCGGCGGGGAGCACGCCCATCGACTTCGCCCATCACATCCACACCCGGATTGGCGAGACGACGGTGGGCGCGCGGGTGAATGGCAGCATCGTGCCGCTCAGTCACCGGCTCAAAAACGGCGATATGGTCGAGATTGTGACCAGCAAGAACAGCAAGCCCAGTCAGGGCTGGCTGAATTTTGCCGTCACGCGCAGCGCGCGCGCCAAGATTCGCCACTTCTTTCGCCAGCAGGAGCGTGAGGAAGCCCTTCAGCGCGGGCATGACCTGCTGGAACGCTACCTGCGCAAGCGGCAACTGCCCGTACGGCAGCTGATGCGCACCAAGCTGCTCGAGGAAGCCACCCAAAAACTCATCGGCACCCGCAACCCCGACGACCTCTACCTCGCCCTGCATGCGGGCAAGCTCACGCCCAGCATGGTGGGCCGCCTGCTTTCGCCCAGCCTGGCGCAGGAGCAGGCCGCCGCACCAGCCCAGGCCCGTACGCCCGCGCCTCAGCTTCCGGCGCCGGGTGGAGTGTACGTAGAGGGCCTCAGCACCGCCACCAAGCTTGCCCACTGCTGTCATCCCATTCGCGGCGACCAGATTATGGGGTACCTCACCCGGGGCCGAGGCGTCAGCATTCACCGCATCGATTGCCCCAACATGATCCGGCTGCTCAAGGACGAGCCCGAGCGGTGCGTGGCGGCCTCTTGGGATTCCGGCACGCCGGGCGGCACGATTGTGGACCTCGATGTGGTCGCGCCCGACCGTCCGGGCCTGCTGGCCGACGTGCTGGGTGTGCTGGCGGCCGAGAAGCGCAGTCCGATGAAGGTCGAGGCGGGGGTGAGCGCCGACAACACCGCTCACATCTACCTGCGTCTGGCCGTGACCGGGCAAGCCGATGTAGAAGCCGTGCGCGGAGCGATTCTGCGCGTTCCTGGCGTCAGCGACGTGCTGCGCGCCGGGAAGAACGGCAAGAATGGTGGCCGGGGGCGAGTGGGCGCCTAAACTTCCCCCCCCAGTGCCGCGTCGAGCGCGACCTCGATCATCCCATTGAAGGTCTTCTGGCGTTCCTCGGCGGTGGTTTCCTCACGGGTGACGAGGTGATCCGAGACGGTCAGGATGGTGAGGGCCCGTACGCCGTACTTTGCCGCGAGGGTATACAGCCCCGCGGCTTCCATCTCCACCGCGAGCACGCCGTACTGCGCCCAGAGTCGGTAGCCCTCCGGATCGTCCTGATAGAAGGTGTCCGAAGACAGGATGTTGCCGACGTGGGTGGCCAAGCCGCGTTTCTGAGCGATCTGGTAGGCGCGCTGCAGGAGGCCAAAATCCGCGATCGGGGCGAAATTGCGCGGGCCAAAGCGGATGTTGTTGATGTTGGAGTCGGTGCAGGCCGCCTGGGCAAGCACGAGGTCGCGGACATGAACCTGCGGCTGATAGCTCCCGCAGGTGCCCACGCGAATGAGGTTCTGGCAGCCGTACTCCCGGATCAGCTCATGGACGTAGATCATGGAGGAGGCGATCCCCATGCCAGTCCCCTGCACGCTGACCCGCTGGCCGCGGTACGTGCCGGTAAAGCCCAGCATGCCGCGCACGGTGTTGTGCTGTACCGGATTCTCAAAAAAGGTTTCCGCGATGTGCTGCGCGCGCAGGGGATCGCCGGGCAGCAGGACGGTTTCGGCGATCTCGCCGGGCTTGGCATTCAGGTGAACACTCACGCGGCCTAGGGTAGCAGCCCAGCCCCCGCGCCGTGACGCCGGATCAATCCGGCCACAACCCCGCCAGAAGCTGCGCCGCCGACCCTTCCTGTCCCCGATGCGCGCCCTCACCCGCCCAGAGGCTCAGGAACTCGGCGCGGCCCGCTTTGGCTGCTGCTGTCCGCAGGTCGCGCGTCAGGGCATTCTGAAGGGGATAGGGAAGCGGGTGCCGGACCTCTGCGGTCACCCGGTTGGCAAGGCCACGGGCCGTTCGGCCAGAAAAAGCCCGCGTGAGGGTGGTTTGGCCAGGTTGCGCCGTGGCGAGGGCCGCCCGGTACGGCCTGGAGGTGCCTGCCTCGGCGGCCCGCAGAAAGGCCGTGCCGCACTGGGCCAGGCTGGCCCCGGCGTTCAGCGCCGCGCGCACGTCCGCTGCGTCCATCAGGCCGCCCGCCGCGATCACCGGGAGCGAAATGGCCTGCGCCACCGCCCGCGTGAGGGCCAGCGTGTCCGCCCGTTCGTCGTGCCACCAGCCGCCCCGGTGTCCGCCTGCCGCGCCGCCCTGGGCAACCACCGCATCCACGCCATCTGCCGCGAGCGCGCGGGCTTCCTCTACGCCGGTCGCTGTGCCCATCACCAGAATGCCCGCCGCGTGCAGGGACGCCAGCTCAGCCGTGCCCAGGCGGCCAAAGGTGAAGGAGAAGACGGCAGGCCTCAGCTCCAGCACAGCCTCTACTTGCGCGCCGAAGTCTTCCTGCACGCGCTCCGGCAGCGTGGGCGGGGGCAGCCCCAGTTCGGCGTACAGCGGCGCGAGGTCAGCCACGGCCGCCGTGACCTCCGCCTCTGTCACGGGCGGCGGGGGTTCGGGCACGAACAGGTTGACCGCAAAGGGCCTAGCTGTGCGCGACCGCACCCCCTCGCCCGCCTCCCGAAGCTGAGCCGGGGTGAGGTACGCCGCCCCCAGGCTGCCTAACCCGCCTGCCTGCGACACCGCCGCCACGAGTTCCGGCGTGGTCGGTCCACCCGCCATCGGGGCCTGGATGACCGGAACGCGCAGGCCCAGGCGTTCCATCAGGGGATTCATGGTGTCAGCTTAAGGGGCCTGCGCCGTACCCTGCACCCATGACCCGGCTCTTTCCTCGGCCTGAACCGCGTTTCCCGCGGCCGGGCCTCCTCCCCGCCGCCCGTTTCTCCCGCGTGAATTCGTGGACCAGGCGCGACTTCCCTTGCTGGACGACGTGGTCATCTCCACGCGCTGGCTCCTCACCCTCCGTTCCGGCGCTTCCTTCCCTGCGGTATCATGTCCCGATGACGCACCTCCTCCCGCCCCCGTAGCGCGAGTCGCAGGTGCCGCGTTCTTCCGTTGTTTTCCCTTCAAACCGGGCACCCTTGTCTGCCCGCAGGAGTTTGCCGTGACCATCCCCACCGCCCAGCTTGACCACGAGATCGCCCGCCGCCGGACCTTTGCGATCATTTCCCACCCGGACGCCGGGAAGACGACCATCACCGAGAAGCTGCTGCTGTACGGCGGCGCGATTCAGGAGGCGGGCAGCGTGACGGCCAAAGAGGGCCGCTCGCACACGCGGTCCGACTGGATGAGCATCGAGCAGCAGCGCGGGATTTCTATCTCGTCCTCCGCACTCACCTTTGAGTACGCTGGGCGCCACATCAACCTGCTCGACACGCCCGGCCACCAGGACTTTTCTGAAGACACCTACCGGACCCTCACCGCCGCCGACTCGGCCCTGATGGTGCTCGACGCGGCGCGCGGCGTGCAGTCGCAGACGGAGAAGCTCTTTGCAGTGTGCCGCAACCGGGGCATTCCGATCCTCACTTTCGTGAACAAGATGGACCGCCCGGCGCTCGACCCCTTTGAGCTGCTCGCGCAGGTGGAGAACACGCTCCGAATCACCGCCGTGCCGCTCACCTGGCCCATCGGCGACGGCCCCGATTTCAAGGGTGTCTATGACCTCCAGACCGAGCAGGTGCTCGTCTTCGAGCGCACGTCGGGCGGCAAGCACCGTGCGCCCGTGCAGACGGCAGGACTCACGGACCCGCAGCTCGAGGCACTGGTGGGGCCGGACCTCGCCGCCAAACTCCGCGAAGACGTGGAACTCATCCAGGGGGCGGTGCCCGAATTCGACGCGGGCGCGTTCCTGGCGGGTGACCTTACCCCAGTCTTTTTCGGCTCCGCGATGAACAATTTCGGCGTCGAGCACTTCCTAAAGAACTTCGTGGAGCTCGCGCCGCCCCCTGGCCCGGTGGAGACGAACCTGGGGCAGCGGGCCCCGGACGCGCCCTTTGCGGGCTTTATCTTCAAGCTCCAGGCCAACATGAGCCGGGCCCACCGTGACCGCACCGCCTATATGCGGGTGATGAGCGGCCACTTTACGCGCGGCATGGACGTGACCCATACCCGCACCGGGCGCAAGCTGCGGCTCTCGCAGGCCCACAGCCTCTTTGCCCAGGACCGCGAGAAGGTGGAGGAGGCCTATCCCGGTGACATCGTGGGGCTGGTGAACCCCGGCGTGTTTCAGATCGGGGACGTGGTGAGCGTGGATCCCAAGGTGACGCTGCCCTCCTTCCCGCGCTTCACGCCGGAAACCTTTGCCACCCTCTCCCTCAAGGACGTGGGCAAGCGCAAGGCGTTCATCAAGGGCCTCACCCAGCTCGCCGAGGAAGGCGTGGTGCAGGTCTTCTACCCGACCGACGGCGCCCGTGAGCCCTACCTGGGCGCGGTGGGTCCCCTCCAGTTCGAGGTCTTTCAGGCCCGCTTGCAGGAAGAATACGGCGTGGACGTGGACCTCCACGTGACCGGCTATCAGCTTGTGCGCTGGCTGGCGGGTGATCCGGGGAGCGTGGCCCGCTTTGCCCGTCACGTGGAGGACGACCAGGGCCGCCCGGTGATGCTCTTTCGCTCCCGCTACGACCTGGAGTACACGCAGGAGCAGCACCCGGACATCGAGTTCCTGCCGCTGCCCCGGGATCTGACGCGGGTGTGATCCGATGAAGCTGGAGCGTGTCCCGGCCACCTTGTTCAGCATGTCCGCCGTCAGCGCGGCGCTGAACCTCAGCGCGAAGGCGGTTCGTGACCTGCGCCTTACCCGGACCCGCTTCGGCTACACGGGTGAGGCGCAGGTGAAAGAAAACGGGCGCCTCTACCGGCAGACTTTCCTGCTGAATCCTGAGGGCATCTTGACGGGGGGCGAATGCGGCTGTGGCAAGAAGGGTTGCCCCCACCTCGCCCGCGTGCTGCTGAGTCCAGCGCTGGAACGGGCGCTCGCGGAGGCGGGCGCGGAGGAGCCGGAGGCGAACGTGCCGGACGTGCCGGACGCACCCGAGGCTGAACCCCTGCCCCTCGCCACCCCCTTGCGGACCTGGCTGGACAGGGCAGCGGGGCTGGCGGCGGGAGGGCGGCAGAGCCTGCGCTACGACCTCAGCCTGCTGAGCCGTTCGGGGAAAGAGGTGCTCGCGCTGCGGGTGTGGCGGGTGCTGGAGCACCGGGGCGAGTGGCAACGCACCGCGAGCTTCACGCTGCCGCCCACGCTGCGCTGGGCCCAGGGGCCGCGGGGGGAGCGGGTCCAGACCCTGCCCGACTCCATCCGTCCTGACCACGACCTTCTTCAGCTCCTCGCGCTGGGGGCCGAGAGCAGCGTGCGGGGCGGCGAGGAAACGTGGTTCCTGGGAGACCACCCCCTCACGGACCCGCTGCTTGCGCGGCTCAGGGACACCGGGCGGCTCTTCTGGACGGGGCGGCAAGCGCCCCTCGTGTCTGGTCCCGACCTGCCCGCCACCCTCGAATGGGCGATGGACGTGGGCGGCGTGCAGCGGCCCCGGCTCACGCTGCCGGAGGGGGTGCGCGTCCTGCCCGTCTCACCGCGCTGGTACCTGAACGAGGCAGCGGGGACGCTGGGCCGCGTCACTTCCCCGCTGCCGCCCGCCCTAGAACAGGCCCTGCTGAGCGTGCCGCCCGTGCCGCCCGCCCAGGCGGCTGGGTTCGCGCGGGCTCTGCAGGAGCGTTTTCCGGCGCTGGCGGTGCCCACCCCCCGCCCTATTCCGGTACGCCGCGTCCCGCTGGCCTATCAGCCGCTTCTGACGCTGTGTGAGGAACGGGTGGAGGTGACCCGCCGCCGGGGAGGCCGCCGGGTCACCTCCGAGGAGCGGCTTGGTGTGGCCCGACTCACCCACCTCTATGACGGTCAACCCCTCACCACCGAGCGACAACGCTTTGAGGACGGCGTGCTGCACCTGGCCGCGCGCGATCCTGCCGCCGAGAAGCGCGCCGCCGCGCAGCTTGCCCGCACGGGCCTGCGGCGGCTTCAGAACCTGCGCCCGCGCGGCGACCTCCTGCGTCACCCCGCTGCTGCGTTCCTGTACGCCTTTGCCGACGAGGGCCACTGGCAGGCATTTTTAAAGGACACCGTCCCCAAGCTGGGGGCAAAAGGCTTTCGCGTCGTGGTGGAGGACAGCTTCCCCTACCGCTTCGCGGAGGTCGAGGACTGGTACGGCGAGGCGCAGGAGGAGGGCGGCTGGTTCACTCTCGAACTCGGCGTGATCGTGGACGGCCAGCGCCACAGCCTCATTCCCATCCTCGTTTCCCTGATCGCCGAGCATCCCGAGCTGTTTACGCCCGAAGCCCTCGCTGCGCTGGGGGACGATGACCTCATCACAGCGCGCCTCCCCGACGGGCGCCGGCTGCCGCTTCCCGCCGGGCGCGTCCGGGCGATCCTCAGCGTGCTTGTCGAGCTGCACCTGCGCGAGTTGCCCCCAGGGCCCCTGAGGCTGCCCATCCTCGACGCTGTTCGCCTCGCTGCGCTTGAAGAGGCCCTCAAGGCCCGCTGGCTGGGAACCGAACGCCTGCTGGAGCTGGGCCGCCGCCTGCGGTCCTTTCAGGGCGTCTCGGAGGTCACGCCGCCCGCCGGTCTGCGGGCCGAGCTGCGCCCCTACCAGCGCCAGGGCCTCGCCTGGCTACAGTTCCTGCGCGAGTACGATCTGGGCGGAATTCTGGCGGATGACATGGGACTGGGGAAGACGCTCGAAACATTGGCCCACCTCCAGACCGAGAAGGAGGCCGGACGCGCCGACCGCCCCAGCCTGGTGGTCGCCCCCACGAGCGTCCTGGGCAACTGGCGTGCCGAGGCCGCCCGCTTCACCCCCGGCCTGAACGTCCTGACGCTGCACGGTCCGGGGCGCAAGGCCGACTTCGCCCGCATTCCCGAGTACGACCTCGTGCTGTCCACCTATCCCCTTTTGCCGCGCGATGTTGACGCCCTGCGCCAGCATGAGTTTCACCTCCTGGTGCTCGACGAGGCGCAGAACATCAAGAATCCCAGGAGCGCGGCGGCGAAGGCGGCCGGGGCGTTGAGGGCGCGTCACCGCCTCACCCTGACCGGGACGCCCCTGGAAAATCACCTGGGCGAGCTGTGGTCGCAGTTCAACTTCCTCGTGCCGGGCCTGCTGCACGACGAGCAGACCTTCCGCGAGCTGTACCGCACCCCCATCGAGAAGGGGGGCGACCGTGCCCGTCAGGCCGCCCTCGCCGCCCGCGTCAAGCCCTTTATCCTGCGCCGCGAGAAACGCGACGTGGCCAAGGAACTCCCGCCCAAGACCGAGATTCCGGTGCGGGTCACGCTCGACGGCGACCAGCGCGACCTCTACGAGACGGTGCGCGTGACCATGCTGGAGCGGGTGCGCGAGGAGCTCGGCGCGCGCGGCCTGGCCCGCTCCACCGTCGCCATCCTCGACGCGCTGCTCAAATTGCGGCAGGCGGCGACGGATCCCCGGCTGGTGAAGTTGGAGGCCGCCCGCCGGGTCAAGGGGAGCGCCAAGCTCGACTGGCTCGCGGGGAACCTCCCGCAGATGGTGGAGGAGGGCCGCCGGGTGCTGATCTTCTCGCGGTTCGCCACGCTGCTGGGCCTGCTGGAAGAGACCCTGACCGAGCTGGGCATCGGGTACGCCAAGCTCACCGGGCAGACGAAGAACCGCGCCGCGGCGATGGAGCGGTTTCAGAACGGCGAGGTCCCGGTCTTTTTGATCAGCCTGAAGGCCGGGGGCGTCGGCCTCAACCTCACCGCTGCCGATACCGTCATTCACCTCGATCCGTGGTGGAACCCCGCTGCCGAGAACCAGGCCACCGACCGCGCCTACCGCATCGGGCAGGACAAGCCGGTGTTCGTGTACAAGCTGATCGCGGCGGGCAGTGTGGAGGAACGCATTCTGGACCTTCAGCAGAGGAAGGCCGCGCTGGCCAAGGGCGTGCTGGACGGCGGCCTCACCAGCGCCACGCAGCTCACCTCGCGCGACCTCGACGTGCTTTTTGCCCCGCTCGACGAGGAGTGGGCGCCCGCCCCGGTCTAAGCGCCGGTGCCGGGTTTTAGACTGGGAGCCATGGCCCGGTTTCTTTCCGTTCCCGCCTGCCTGTGCCTGCTGCTCCTGAGTGCCTGCACACCCCGCCTCCAAAACCTGCCTGGTCTGTCTCGACCCACGACCTTTGCCGCTGGTCAGAGCTGGCTGGTGCAGGGCCGCGACGGTGAGCGGCTGGTCAGTGCCGAGGTCGCGACTGGCCGCTTCGGCACCTATGACATGGACCGCAGCGACGTGCCCGCGGGGGGAGAACAGGCCAGTATTCGGGTCCGCAGCAACCTCACCCCGGTGATGACCCTGCGCCTGCTGTTTCCCGGCAGCACGCCCATGATCGTGCAGACCGTGGCGACGGGTGAGACGGATTTCCTCTGGAACGCCGGACAGGCCGGCGCCGTGTACCGCTGCCGCGTGCGGGCGGGCGAACCCGGACTCGACTACCTCTCGGGCGACTTTGTGCGGGTGGAGGAGGGCAAAGAAGTCCCGTTGGGGAGCTGCGGGGTGCGGCGGCGGTAGAGGCTGAGAAGAAGTTGCCTCCTTTGTGTAGAGCTGCCGAAAAGAACAGCGACAGGCACAGAGAGGGGAGGTGGCGCAGGAAGGCGGCTCCCTGCTTCTCGCTGTACGCAGTCAGGGGCTGTCCGTGAACCTCCAGGCCGCTGACGCTGACGAGCACCATGACCTGCGTGGAGAGGCCGCCCTCTGCGTATTGCTCGCCCGGCCCCACGTCCACCGTCACGTTGTTCGCGAGGTCGGCGGGTGGGGAATGATCGCCTCCGAGACCGGGGTGGTGTGCGTGGGCTGGTCCTGCGCAACGGTGCCCGCCTGCCCAGGAATGCCCAACGCGAGCGGGCGCAGGCAGCGGCACAACCCCCCCGGCGTACGGAGGGTCAGGAAGGAACGGGTGTCGGCGGGCATGGGTTCAGTCTGCGGGGAGCAGTGACACCCGGCAGAAGAAAACCGCCCCGAGGGGGGGCTCAACGTTCCCTGCGGAGAACAGTCAGGCGTAGGGCGAAGGTGTGGTCGTAATACGCCGATCCGACCACTCAGGTTCTGCCAGACTGGCGAGCCAATCCCGAGCGCCCCGAATGCCGTTTGCATAGGCGGTAGCCTCGTCAAGCGCCGCGTTACAGGCGACCTCGTCCCATTGTCCGGCACGGATGAGACCGTCCACACGATCAGAAAGCTCGCGCATGGCACGCGAGTCAACCCGTTTACGTTCCAGAACCGTCATCATCCACCTCCAGCAGGGCATGAATCTCTCGTACCGATCCCATACCCGCCACGATCTCGGCTCATGCGTTCCTGCTGTTGGTATACAGAGGCGCCACATGGGCTACATTTGGCCTCCTCACACCTGTCAGCGGGTGAGGCAAAAACAAAAAACCCCGCGTGTAGCGGGGCTTTTTCTTGGTGGGTCGCCCGGGACTCGAACCCGGAACCCGCTGATTAAAAGGAGACGTAAGGGCGGGCCGGGGATGCCCTGCCCCTTCCCCTTTTCTGTCGCTGGGCGCTGTCTGGGAGGGCATTCATGGCGAAAGCCCATCCGGGGCTTTCCGGCGAAAAAGGGGCACTTTCTGGCCCATATGGGCCACGCTTGGCCCACGGGTGCCCTGTAGTATTCGGCCCTTTACGTAATCTGCTACGCTGTACGGCATGGCACCCGCCCCCAGCCTGAACGCCTACGCGCCCGGAACATGGGCGCGGGTGGCGTCCCCGGTGACGTGGGCAGCTCACACCCTGACGCCCGGCGGTATGTTCGGCGCGAAAGTTGTACGCGGGCCGCTGATTGTTTGGGCCAAAGGGGGCGGCGAAGGGGAAGACCTGCCGCACCTGGGGCCGCCCCAGCCCTCGCCGCTGGAAGTGGCAGCGGCCCGGCTGAACATGGCCCCGCACTTTCTGGCCTTCCAACGGGCGACGCGGGGGCGGGGGCACATCTCAAAGGGGCCGCGCCGGGGGCGGCGCGTGGGGATGTTGGTCCTATGGCGTATGAAGCTGGGGTCTAAGCTTGGCTATATCAAAAAGCAGGCCCTTGCATGGGTTGTGTTTCTTGCCATGAGAGAAGCCCGCCGCGTGGCGGGTCTCCGAGGGGCTACGGCCCAGTGCGTTGTCCTTAGCCCCTCGGAGAAGAAGAAGGCCCGGCGGTCCATTGAAGAAGAACGCCGTATGGAAAGGCTGCGGGCACTCGCCCCCGCGTGGGCAGATGAAAGCAACCCGGATGGCGTGGACTGGGAGTACCTGCGGGAGCTTGCCGATAACTGCTATGTGGCATGGCAGCCGGAAGAACAGCCGGAGCAGTTCACTTTCTGGAAGGCAGGCGGGGCGCGGGACATGCTGGCCTATGCCCTGCTTACCCATGACAGCCGGGCAGCGCGGGCCATCATGCGGGCTATGAAGCGGCAGGCGCGGCAGGCTTCCCTCGCCCTCACCCTCGCCCTTCGCGCCCTTGAAGCTGCCGCCTACCGCGCCCACCTCGCCCGGCGGGTTAAGCCTGTTTCTCGCCGCACACGTGCCCCCCGGCCCCTGTACGCCCGGCCACGGCCCCCCACCGCACCCCTAGCACCCCCCCTGGCCTGAGCTGCCGGGCTGCTTCGAGTATGGCGAAGCGGCACGCGGTAGGCCCGGCCCTGCTTTGACGTGTGGCCCCTGTCCCCAGTGGACAGGCGCGGCCCCTCAGACATGCACCCCTGACCCGGCTTTGATACAGCCCGGTCAGGGGCAGGGGAACATATGACGCTGAACCTAGACCCTCACGCGGCGGCCCGCCCGGACGTGCTGCCCGCAGAAGACCGGATGCTCAGCCCTCAAGCCCTGTGGAAGCGCTACGGGCTGCCCCGTGACCTGATTTACAGGGCGATTGGAGAGGGCGAGCTGCCCGCCTACAACACGGCCCGGCGGGGTAGGCCCCGCTATTTGGTCGCCCTGCCGGACTTCCTCACGTGGCGCGAAAGTCTGCGGGTGGCCCCTGCGGCGAAGGGCAACAAATGACGCCCGGCGGGAAGACCGGGCGAGTGGGCGAAGCGGGGTGGCTCCGGACACAGCATAACGGGCAGCGCGGCCCGCTGTGTCCCCCTCGCCTGGGGGGTGGGCGATGAGCGCCTTAATGAACGCCCTGCGGCACCCCGCGAACCGTCCGGGGGCGTTGGTCCGGCGGCTGGCGGGCATCGTCAACCCGGCGGCAGACTTACGCGGCCTGGAAGACGGGGGCGGCGTGGTGTGCGACTTCCGGCCCGGTCTCGAAGAGAAAGACCCGTCCCTGTCGGTGAGCATGGGCAGGGACGGGGCGGTCTTCAAGCGCTTTGGCGGGGACGGCTTCGAGGGGGGCGCACTCGCCTTTACCGCGTCGGCCCTGGGGATAAGCGAAGGCGAGGCGGCGCGGCTGCTGATTGAGTGGGCCGGAATCCCCGACACGCCCCCCGAAGACCGGAAGGGACGGGGGCGGGCCACGCTGGACCGGAAGCGGGGCAAGTCCCCCAGCCCGGCGAAGGAAGAGGGCAAGAAAGCCCGGCAGGGCGGGTCGCCGGGAACGGTCGCCCCCCGACGGGTTAGCCCGGACACCGTGCGGGAAAAGCTGGCCCTCCAGGGACCGCTCACCCCGGACGCCCTGGCCCACGCCCTGCGGGGGTGGGTGCCCATCGAAGCGGGGGAAGACAGCCCGGAACATGCGGAACTCGCCCGGCGCGGCCTCTCCCCTGCCCTAGAGTCCGGCATCCTGCGGGCCTACCGCTTCGC is from Deinococcus sp. YIM 77859 and encodes:
- a CDS encoding nitronate monooxygenase family protein, which translates into the protein MNPLMERLGLRVPVIQAPMAGGPTTPELVAAVSQAGGLGSLGAAYLTPAQLREAGEGVRSRTARPFAVNLFVPEPPPPVTEAEVTAAVADLAPLYAELGLPPPTLPERVQEDFGAQVEAVLELRPAVFSFTFGRLGTAELASLHAAGILVMGTATGVEEARALAADGVDAVVAQGGAAGGHRGGWWHDERADTLALTRAVAQAISLPVIAAGGLMDAADVRAALNAGASLAQCGTAFLRAAEAGTSRPYRAALATAQPGQTTLTRAFSGRTARGLANRVTAEVRHPLPYPLQNALTRDLRTAAAKAGRAEFLSLWAGEGAHRGQEGSAAQLLAGLWPD
- a CDS encoding peptide chain release factor 3; the protein is MTIPTAQLDHEIARRRTFAIISHPDAGKTTITEKLLLYGGAIQEAGSVTAKEGRSHTRSDWMSIEQQRGISISSSALTFEYAGRHINLLDTPGHQDFSEDTYRTLTAADSALMVLDAARGVQSQTEKLFAVCRNRGIPILTFVNKMDRPALDPFELLAQVENTLRITAVPLTWPIGDGPDFKGVYDLQTEQVLVFERTSGGKHRAPVQTAGLTDPQLEALVGPDLAAKLREDVELIQGAVPEFDAGAFLAGDLTPVFFGSAMNNFGVEHFLKNFVELAPPPGPVETNLGQRAPDAPFAGFIFKLQANMSRAHRDRTAYMRVMSGHFTRGMDVTHTRTGRKLRLSQAHSLFAQDREKVEEAYPGDIVGLVNPGVFQIGDVVSVDPKVTLPSFPRFTPETFATLSLKDVGKRKAFIKGLTQLAEEGVVQVFYPTDGAREPYLGAVGPLQFEVFQARLQEEYGVDVDLHVTGYQLVRWLAGDPGSVARFARHVEDDQGRPVMLFRSRYDLEYTQEQHPDIEFLPLPRDLTRV
- the deoD gene encoding purine-nucleoside phosphorylase produces the protein MSVHLNAKPGEIAETVLLPGDPLRAQHIAETFFENPVQHNTVRGMLGFTGTYRGQRVSVQGTGMGIASSMIYVHELIREYGCQNLIRVGTCGSYQPQVHVRDLVLAQAACTDSNINNIRFGPRNFAPIADFGLLQRAYQIAQKRGLATHVGNILSSDTFYQDDPEGYRLWAQYGVLAVEMEAAGLYTLAAKYGVRALTILTVSDHLVTREETTAEERQKTFNGMIEVALDAALGGEV
- a CDS encoding bifunctional (p)ppGpp synthetase/guanosine-3',5'-bis(diphosphate) 3'-pyrophosphohydrolase, with protein sequence MEELRPLIADRPAEERERIERAYVFARDAHAGVNRKSGEPYITHPVAVAVILAQLGMDTDSILAGLLHDTVEDVDGVTFEVIEEQFGADVRRIVEGETKVSKLSKQGSQQAQVHDTGRDLQAENLRQMLIAMTSDIRVIVVKLADRLHNMRTLGAMKPEKQQRIARETMEIFAPLAHRLGIGQIKWELEDLAFRYLHPDAYAYLQSRLRTRQEERDALIEQAIRQLREALEDDLELPEWVSDIDIAGRSKHLWSIHNKMQKEGKTLEQIFDLLAIRVILTPRELSVPPGTDEKRRERAEETREKRICYHTLSIVHSMWTPLPGRFKDYIAVPKPNGYQSLHTTVISQSGQPIEVQIRSRRMHEVAEYGVAAHWMYKQGATLAQRDRENWIAQLRELQNEINDASDYLDAVKTDILSQRVRVFTPKGLAISLPAGSTPIDFAHHIHTRIGETTVGARVNGSIVPLSHRLKNGDMVEIVTSKNSKPSQGWLNFAVTRSARAKIRHFFRQQEREEALQRGHDLLERYLRKRQLPVRQLMRTKLLEEATQKLIGTRNPDDLYLALHAGKLTPSMVGRLLSPSLAQEQAAAPAQARTPAPQLPAPGGVYVEGLSTATKLAHCCHPIRGDQIMGYLTRGRGVSIHRIDCPNMIRLLKDEPERCVAASWDSGTPGGTIVDLDVVAPDRPGLLADVLGVLAAEKRSPMKVEAGVSADNTAHIYLRLAVTGQADVEAVRGAILRVPGVSDVLRAGKNGKNGGRGRVGA